A region from the Peromyscus leucopus breed LL Stock chromosome 9, UCI_PerLeu_2.1, whole genome shotgun sequence genome encodes:
- the LOC114699565 gene encoding LOW QUALITY PROTEIN: kelch repeat and BTB domain-containing protein 7-like (The sequence of the model RefSeq protein was modified relative to this genomic sequence to represent the inferred CDS: inserted 1 base in 1 codon), giving the protein MQSREDAPRSRRLASPRGGRRPKRVSKPSVSAFFTGPEELKDAAHSAALLAQLKSFYDARLLCDVTIEVVTPGSGPGTGRLFSCNRNVLAAACPYFKSMFTGGMYESQQASVTIHDVDAESFEVLVDYCYTGRVALSEANVQRLYAASDMLQLEYVREACASFLARRLDLANCTAILKFADAFDHHKLRAQAQAFIAHNFKQLSRMGSIREETLADLTLAQLLAVLRLDSLDVESEKTVCHVAVQWLEAAPKERGPSAAEVFKCVRWAHFPAEDQDYLGGLLTKPIVKKYCLDVIEGALLQLRFGDRLYKSVASKPNNSHGGGSGSSSDSSSSSCNNSSNSVVSVAENPPQRLGMCAKEMVIXFGHPRDPFLCYDPYSGDIYTMPSPLTSLAHTKTITSSAVCVSPDHDIYLAAQPRKDLWVYKPAQNSWHQLADRLLCREGMDVAYLNGYIYILGGRDPITGVKLKEVECYSVQRNQWALVAPVPHSFYSFELIVVQNYLYAVNSKRMLCYDPSHNMWLNCASLKRSDFQEACVFKDEIYCICDIPVMKVYNPARGEWRRISNIPLDSETHNYQIVNHDQKLLLITSTTPQWKKNRVTVYEYDTREDQWINIGTMLGLLQFDSGFICLCARVYPSCLEPGQSFITEEDDARSESSTEWDLDGFSELDSESGSSSSFSDDEVWVQVAPQRNAPDQQGSL; this is encoded by the exons atgcAGTCCCGGGAAGACGCCCCGCGCTCTCGCCGCCTGGCCAGCCCCCGCGGCGGGAGGCGGCCCAAGAGGGTCTCCAAGCCCTCGGTGTCGGCCTTCTTCACGGGGCCGGAGGAGTTAAAGGACGCGGCCCATTCGGCCGCCCTCCTGGCCCAGCTCAAGTCTTTCTACGACGCGCGGCTGCTGTGCGATGTGACCATCGAGGTGGTGACGCCGGGCAGCGGGCCCGGCACGGGGCGCCTCTTCTCCTGCAACCGCAACGTGCTGGCGGCGGCGTGCCCCTACTTCAAGAGCATGTTCACGGGCGGCATGTACGAGAGCCAGCAGGCCAGCGTGACCATCCACGACGTGGACGCCGAGTCCTTCGAGGTCTTGGTCGACTACTGCTACACCGGCCGCGTGGCCCTCAGCGAGGCCAACGTGCAGCGCCTGTACGCGGCCTCGGACATGCTCCAGCTGGAGTACGTGCGCGAAGCGTGCGCGTCCTTCCTGGCGCGGCGCCTGGACCTGGCCAACTGCACCGCCATCCTCAAGTTCGCCGACGCCTTTGACCATCACAAGCTGCGCGCCCAGGCCCAGGCCTTCATCGCCCACAACTTCAAGCAGCTCAGCCGGATGGGGTCCATTCGGGAGGAGACGCTGGCCGATCTGACCCTGGCGCAGCTGCTGGCCGTCCTGCGCCTGGATAGCCTGGACGTGGAGAGTGAGAAGACCGTGTGCCACGTGGCCGTACAGTGGCTCGAGGCCGCCCCCAAAGAGCGGGGCCCCAGCGCTGCGGAAGTCTTCAAGTGTGTCCGTTGGGCCCACTTCCCCGCCGAAGATCAGGACTACCTGGGAGGGCTACTGACCAAGCCTATTGTGAAGAAGTACTGCCTGGACGTTATTGAAGGGGCCCTCCTGCAGCTGCGTTTTGGTGATCGGTTGTACAAGTCAGTGGCATCCAAGCCAAATAACAGCcacggcggcggcagcggcagcagcagcgacagcagcagcagcagctgcaatAATAGCAGTAACTCTGTTGTATCTGTAGCAGAAAATCCACCCCAAAGGTTGGGCATGTGTGCCAAAGAGATGGTCA TTTTTGGACACCCCAGAGATCCTTTTCTCTGCTATGACCCATACTCAGGGGATATTTACACAATGCCGTCTCCGTTGACCAGCTTGGCGCACACTAAGACCATTACCTCCTCAGCTGTTTGTGTCTCTCCAGACCATGACATCTATCTCGCTGCCCAGCCCAGGAAAGACCTATGGGTGTATAAACCAGCCCAAAATAGTTGGCATCAGCTGGCAGACCGCTTGCTGTGCCGGGAGGGCATGGATGTGGCATACCTGAATGGCTACATTTACATTTTGGGTGGGCGAGACCCGATTACTGGAGTTAAACTGAAGGAAGTGGAATGCTACAGTGTTCAGAGGAACCAGTGGGCGTTGGTGGCGCCAGTACCCCATTCCTTTTATTCCTTTGAACTGATAGTGGTTCAGAACTATCTTTACGCTGTCAACAGTAAGCGCATGCTCTGCTATGACCCTAGCCATAATATGTGGCTGAATTGTGCGTCTCTTAAACGAAGTGACTTTCAGGAAGCCTGTGTCTTCAAAGATGAAATCTATTGTATTTGTGACATCCCTGTCATGAAGGTCTACAACCCAGCTAGAGGAGAATGGAGGCGGATTAGTAATATTCCATTGGACTCCGAAACCCACAACTACCAGATCGTCAATCATGACCAAAAGTTGCTGCTCATCACTTCTACCACCCCACAGTGGAAAAAGAACCGTGTGACAGTATATGAATATGACACTAGGGAAGACCAATGGATTAATATTGGTACCATGTTAGGCCTTTTGCAGTTTGACTCTGGCTTTATTTGCTTGTGTGCTCGAGTTTATCCTTCCTGTCTTGAACCTGGTCAGAGCTTCATCACTGAGGAAGATGATGCAAGGAGTGAGTCTAGCACCGAGTGGGACTTAGATGGATTCAGTGAACTGGACTCGGAGTCAGGAAGTTCAAGTTCGTTTTCTGACGATGAAGTCTGGGTTCAGGTTGCACCTCAGCGCAATGCACCAGATCAGCAGGgttctttgtaa
- the LOC114699586 gene encoding 40S ribosomal protein S27-like, with the protein MHVKCPGCYKITTVFSHAQSVVLCVGCSTVLCQPTGFEKARLTEGCSFRRRHH; encoded by the coding sequence ATGCATGTGAAATGCCCAGGATGCTATAAAATCACCACAGTCTTTAGCCATGCACAATCGGTAGTCTTGTGTGTTGGCTGCTCCACTGTCCTCTGTCAGCCTACGGGTTTTGAAAAAGCACGGCTGACAGAAGGATGCTCCTTCAGGAGGAGGCATCATTGA